ACTGCCATTATCGGCTTGATCGGGGCAACTGCTATGGCTGGTGCTGTTGGTGGCGGCGGTATTGGTGATATGGCACTTGTATATGGTTATCAACGCTTTGATACACTTGTCATTCTGATCACTGTTGTTGTCTTAGTCATCATTGTGCAACTAATTCAGTCACTCGGTAACGTACTCGCTCGAAAAGTAAGAAGAAATTAATCTTAGGGGGATTTTAAATATGAAAAAATTAATCACTGTATTACTCGCAGCTATTTTTGTATTAGCTGCATGTGGCCAAAATTCAGACAGCCACAAAAAAGTAACAATCGGAATCGCATCAAATGATTCTAAAGCATGGGAGAAAGTTAAAGAACTCGCTAAGGAAGAAGATATTGATTTAGAGATCAAACAATTCTCTGATTATAACGTACCAAACAAAGCGCTAAGCGATGGGGATATCGATATGAACGCTTTCCAACACTTTGCTTTCCTTGACACATTCAAAAAGGAAAATAAAGGCACAGAGATCACACCAATTCGTACGTCTGTTCTCGCACCTTTAGGTATTTATTCGGAAAAAGTAAAAGACGTTAAAGATGTCAAAGATGGTGCTAAAGTCGCCATCCCAAATGACGTTTCAAACCAAGCACGTTCTTTAAAGTTACTTGAAAAAGCTGGCTTGCTTGAGTTAAACGATGACTTCGGTCTCTCTAGCTCACTTAAAGATATCAAAAACAATCCTAAGAACTTAGAATTCACTGCTGTAGATGCACAACAAACAGCACGTGCTTTATCAGATGTAGATATTTCTGTTGTAAATAATGGTGTTGCAACAAAAGCAGGGTTAGACGCTAAGAAAGACCCTATTTTCCTTGAAGATTCAAAAGGTGAAACAACGAAACCATTCATTAACTTGATTGCGGTAAATACGAAAGATAAAGATAACAAAACATACCAACGTATCGCTGAACTTTACCATTCTAAAGAAGCCAAAGAAGCTTTGAAAGAAGATACAAAAGACGGTGAAATTGTTATCGACTTAAAACCATCAGAAATTAAAGAAATTGAAGACAGTTTAAAATAATATCGTAAAAAGCGGTACCTTCCAAACGTGATGGTACCGCTTCTTTCATGTTATACCTGTCCCCTCTCCATATAAGCGCATTGACCACACAACTGTTAAAATAAAATAAAAAGACAGCAAACTATTATGATGAGGGGTAGCTTATGAAAAATTTATATACTATTGAACTCAATCATCAGAGCACCGAACAATTCAAAATAAATGAAGGTTTAAAGATTTTCTTAGTCCTAAAAGGTGCCATGCAAGTATTTAAACACAATCAAGAACAGTCCTATCAATCTGGAGAGTTATTCTTGATCAACCACCATGAAACCTATCGATGTTCCGTCAATGAAGAGACACTTTACATTGCGATTCAGTTAAATGCACACTACTTAAAACACTATATTCCTGACACTTTTCACAAATATTTCGTTCTAAAGAAAGAAACCTTGCAAGAAGTCATTTATAAACAGATGGTAAATGCCATTGCCGATATTGGTATTGTTCATATTCGACATGGTGCATTTCATCGATTATATATTGAACAAAAACTGATGGATCTGATGTTTATTTTAGGACGTTATCTCTCAACTGAACAAACACAACCATACCAAGAAAAGTCTCAAGATCAACGTCTAGAAGTGGTATGTCATTATATTGAAACGCATTATGCAGAGCCTATCACATTAACGACTGTTGCTGATATGGTTCACTTAAGTCCTGCATACTTATCAAAGTTATTTAGCAAACAAATGGGCACGGGTTTCAATCATTACGTGAATCAAATCCGTTTGGAACACTGTAAAGCTGACTTAATTGATACCGATGAGCCGATTACTCATATTGCCTATAAACATGGTTTTACGAGTTCTAATATGCTGTTGAAACACTTCAAACAAGACACGCAACTAACACCGACTGAATATCGACAGCGCTACAAACA
This region of Staphylococcus sp. IVB6240 genomic DNA includes:
- the gmpC gene encoding dipeptide ABC transporter glycylmethionine-binding lipoprotein, whose amino-acid sequence is MKKLITVLLAAIFVLAACGQNSDSHKKVTIGIASNDSKAWEKVKELAKEEDIDLEIKQFSDYNVPNKALSDGDIDMNAFQHFAFLDTFKKENKGTEITPIRTSVLAPLGIYSEKVKDVKDVKDGAKVAIPNDVSNQARSLKLLEKAGLLELNDDFGLSSSLKDIKNNPKNLEFTAVDAQQTARALSDVDISVVNNGVATKAGLDAKKDPIFLEDSKGETTKPFINLIAVNTKDKDNKTYQRIAELYHSKEAKEALKEDTKDGEIVIDLKPSEIKEIEDSLK